A window of Thermodesulfobacteriota bacterium contains these coding sequences:
- a CDS encoding response regulator transcription factor: protein MKGSIKVVIVDGLNLYREGIIKILEKEDDIDIVGESSISIEAVKLAQDKKPDVMILDSKPNINCFEIVRLVKQKSINTGLLLLLDAYDEDLVISAIQAGASGFVLKMSGSEELIKAVRIVAAGELWVKRQTTENLIKTFMTQHNGGRSYYEHILDNRLTKKQLEVVKLVIMGCSNKEIAQKLFISEKTVKSHLYRIFKKLKVNRRVQLAKYDSLMAFPRLKENNF, encoded by the coding sequence ATGAAGGGTTCAATAAAAGTCGTGATAGTTGACGGTTTAAACCTCTACAGGGAAGGTATCATCAAAATTTTAGAAAAAGAAGATGATATCGATATTGTAGGTGAGTCTTCAATTAGTATTGAAGCCGTTAAACTTGCTCAGGATAAGAAGCCCGACGTTATGATTCTTGACTCTAAACCAAACATAAATTGTTTTGAGATAGTACGGCTGGTTAAACAGAAATCCATCAATACAGGTTTGCTCTTGTTATTGGATGCATATGACGAAGACCTTGTTATTTCAGCCATACAGGCGGGGGCCAGTGGATTTGTTTTAAAGATGTCAGGCTCTGAAGAGCTCATAAAGGCTGTCAGGATTGTAGCAGCGGGTGAGTTATGGGTAAAGAGACAAACGACCGAAAATCTTATTAAAACATTTATGACCCAGCATAACGGTGGCCGTAGTTATTATGAACACATTTTGGACAACCGGCTCACAAAAAAACAATTAGAAGTGGTGAAGCTCGTGATAATGGGTTGTTCAAATAAAGAAATAGCTCAAAAGCTTTTTATAAGTGAGAAGACTGTCAAATCCCATCTGTATAGAATTTTTAAGAAATTAAAAGTAAACAGGCGAGTACAGCTCGCCAAGTATGACTCCCTAATGGCGTTTCCTCGACTCAAAGAAAACAATTTTTAG